The genomic DNA TCATACTTTCTTCTTTCTATCACATCTGTTGACAGGAAGGCACCAAAGACCTGAGAAATGGGAGATATTAGTATTTTAGATCAAAAACCTAAACTTAAgtcaaatcaaaatatttaatcATAATATTAAAATTCATTTTGTTATCTAATGTTACCTCTTCATCCTCAGTTCTGATCATCAAGACTGCTGGTTCATGTCCCTCCAAGTGTGAATAGAACCtgtatgagagaaaaaaaacataaccatGTGTTGTCTTGACAACTAAAGTAAACCTAATCTGTAATTTAAGAAATTAAGAGGAGCTGAAAGGGTCTGATGCAAGACAACATCATCACAACTTAagcaattattattatatcgGCAAAAGACATTAATAGTTAATAGTTTTAATAGTTGGTAGTTTaaacttgtttctttttacagaaaaagaaCACTTACCACCTTCTGAACTGTAAGTCACTTGACTTTCACACTCAAAGCAAACATGTTGatagtaaaaacacacagtctctTTCTATTATGTAACTAGACCTGAGAATGCATTCCACTGCTGGGACGTGTCGCTCAGTAGGAATCGACCCACGGTGACCTGACCTCAATTAATATCGCAAGTTTGAACGGAAATcaaaagttttttaaaatatcagagAAACACCTCTAGCCTTAATGCACTCCTTTGAAGCAACAACTCAttcctttctttgtctcccAGGTGTTTTTTCAATGTGATTTATACACTGATCAAAGGTTACTTACGAAACAAGGCTTCTTCCATGCTCAGCTGTGTTAAACAGCCTAACGGGACTGAAAAGGGCAAAGCGCTCGGGTATCCAGGCCCAGACGACTCTCATCTCAGTCCCTGTCACAACACTGGAGGTGAAGCTGTTAAAGTCCACCGTCTCAACCAATTGCCTTTAGGAACATAAAAGTGAGCAATGATGAGAATGTTACATTGAAACAACGTGAATCTGAGCCGTTTTTTCAGGATGACTACATGCAGCCAGCAAATTTTCATCTCATACACCTCAAGAAGACTCCTTTACAAAACACAACCAATTATCACTTAATTCTAGACAgattctttccttcctttcttctaTTTCAAGAATGTTTTCTACACATATGCTTCTCATTGGCTGTTCTATATCGACTTCCGTATTTGCCCACCTCTTCTGGTGTATGATGACGCCTTTTTGCATGAGGGAGTCCTTGTTGGCATTGAACAGGAGGTTGAGCTCTCTCCGCATGGCCATCGGAATCAAAAAGGCCCTCTCCAGGAGCCTTTCAGCCGTGCAGTGGCGAGCTACGTTCTGCACAAACCTCTTCATATCTGTTCTGAAGTCCTCCACGTCTGCCACTCGAGATGACACAGATACTTTGTAGAGGCTGAGCAGCGTCAGCGCCACCCTATAAAGATGATTTGGAAATGCTACAGTTTACGTTATTGTTTCTCTTTCATGCCAGTTTTCCACATTTCTCACACCTTGAGATTTAAGGATTTTCTTTACATGTGTCAACAGACCTGTAGAGGACCTTGTAGCCCTCCAGTAGGTAGACATCCAGCACTCTGATGGCGTATGTGAACGGAAGGTCAGCAAATATCCACATGATCCAGTCAGAGTAAAACTCAAAGAGGTTCTGGTGAGAGCTGGCAATCAGCTTACGGATGCCTCTGCAACACCTGTTAGCAAGGTCTCCAAAGGTCATACAGGAAGCGCGGTAGGTGAGAAAGGTCTGGTCGATGTAACGCTTGTTGGGGTCATTGTAGCAGATGAGTCGGGACACACTGTAGAAACACTCTGCTTCATCCTGgctgaagtggaggaggagggcgacCAGTGCAGGCAGGATGGGGCAGAAGTTCATGTCCGGAAAGTAATCGTCCAGGCAAAGAAGGATCTTTTTAACAGAGTTCAGGCCTGCTTTGTTGAGACAGTATCTGgataagagaagaagaagcaacaGCTCATTTAGTCATAATCCAGTCCAGAGCTGTAACCAGAGCATCACACTCTTTCTGGACATTTCCCAAAAATTAAACCACCAAAGGCCACTAAAGTCAAAAATACAGTATCAAATAAACACCGTCTGTCATGCCTACATGTGGTTATGGTACTGAATACTTTTCAGATTTGCTATTCATAGTTTTAAGTTAATGTAGTGGGTCTATCAGAATAATTTCACTGGGATATGTTGGCACATTTacttaaaaatgcttttttacaGAACAACTACAGTTTACATCgtgctttcatttttatatatagtatagCGACCTGTCTATGatacatgtatttatattattcCATAACAGTACCTGGGTATTTCTCCTGCCTCCATGTACTCTGGGACTAGATGGATGCTGATTTTCTGTTCTCCAAAAAGCTTCTTGGCCAGTTCATAGTAGACATCTCTGTCTGGAGTGACCGGCCCACTGCAGATATAACCACATCCAGATCATTTGGCTGAGTGGATGTGAGTTAAAATGTACACACCGATTTTGCAGAGGCCATATCAATTTCCCCAAACACATTAATGTTTGTCATCataacagaaaatatatttttttgaatttataaAAGTGTGGCAGACGCTACCTGGAATTGATGCTGTGGATGATGTGATAGTAAGCTTTGGCCCTTAGTGTATGAGGCATGGCCCAGAATCCTTCTCGGCCCATAGTTTTCAGCTGCTGGTGTTCACTCTGCAGGATCTTCTGGTATCTTTTTGCAGCTTCAGGGTCGATCTTCTCCCAGTCCACAAACTGTCCATACTTCATCCCAGAGCAGGAGATGATTTCCCAGTTGTCCGACTCGGAGATGGTgatcatggacactgacctgaGATTGCCTTTACTGCCTGAGCAAagtgtgcatacacacatttaatttctattttccTGAACAATGCAATAGGTTttcaaaaaaaatgaaaattttggTGGTAGAATACATGATATCATAAAACCATCATTTTAATACCATTAAGCTCTCTTgactgtgagtgcttcttcGGTTTGGACTTGGACTTCTTAGAGGTAACTCGAGCACCAGCGCCACCCccttctgtcttttcctttttgtccaCTTCATACTGGATCATGGAGGTTGCCCTCTGCATCAGTGAAGTGGACTTTGTAGTGTTTTCCACGTCATAGTCAGAGTGAAACTCCGACGTCTCATAACTGTAAAAGGACCTAGGGAGCAGTTGATCCAGTATTAAACATGAATTTAGAAATAATATCTTTTTTGTATGTGGcacagtctgtctgttttccaaCTTTGccacaacattaaaacatgaatcAACAAAAATAGAAGTAAACATGCTTGTTATGTTTTCTGAgcattatttgttaaaaaaaaacaaacagcatgcaTTCAACTTGATTATGAAAACATACCTGGAGCGAGGTCTTAAAATGGTTTCCTCTGTCTGTATCTGCACACCATagttctttctctcctctggacTGTAATATGAGTGAGACCTTTGCCTGTTTCTGCCTCCTACCAAAGAGCCCAGGTCTTGGTCAGAGGACGTGCACATCAAGACTGAATTCATGTTTCCACAATTAGAGAACTCCGGCGTCCTTGAAACATGAATCATCTCACATCTTCTCCTCCAAACAAATGGAAGTTAGAAAGGTAATGTGTCTCCTGTTACTAGCTGCAGGGTCGGAGGATCAGGGCTTTATATAAGCCTATGGGCTGTGCCCACGGGAGGCGAGCTAAAGACATGGTTTGTTTGTGGTGATTTCAGCCACTGATAGTGAAAACAATCCATTGattttcctgtttcctttgACAACACACATCTCATTCTGAGAAGTAAGTGAGAGCAAACAAGGAATAGAAATTTCCAGATCACATGACAAAACAAAGCCACTTTTCTGAGCACAAGAGTTGTGTCCTTCAAGTAACACTACTTACTGCCATGTTTGTAGAGGCTGTTCAAGTGTTATACACATCCTCAATTTCCTGAGGGAACTCTCccaagggattaataaagtgctatCTTATCTCTCTTATCTCTCACTTTCTACAATAGATTGTTCATTGCCATTGTAATTAACAAATTAATTGAAatctaaatattaaatttttacAGGCACACCTATCAATAGTTCATTATTCAGAATCAGGTCATCAGAGAGAAGAGGGTGATCATGCAGGCCTAGATGTTGGTCTTTCTTCGAAACCGCTTCATGCGTAGGATTGAAATGCCAAATGAGTCTATTCCAAGAAGTCTTCCAAAGGTTATTGTTCTACACAACAGATATATGTTTTGATCAAAACAAACTTACTGTTTGGTTATGACACATAAAAGCTCTACAAGTACTTATGTCATATGCGGGCTCCACATGTAAtagagctgaaaaacaaacttttgcCCCA from Pempheris klunzingeri isolate RE-2024b chromosome 3, fPemKlu1.hap1, whole genome shotgun sequence includes the following:
- the LOC139199368 gene encoding TBC1 domain family member 24-like, producing the protein MIHVSRTPEFSNCGNMNSVLMCTSSDQDLGSLVGGRNRQRSHSYYSPEERKNYGVQIQTEETILRPRSRSFYSYETSEFHSDYDVENTTKSTSLMQRATSMIQYEVDKKEKTEGGGAGARVTSKKSKSKPKKHSQSRELNGSKGNLRSVSMITISESDNWEIISCSGMKYGQFVDWEKIDPEAAKRYQKILQSEHQQLKTMGREGFWAMPHTLRAKAYYHIIHSINSSGPVTPDRDVYYELAKKLFGEQKISIHLVPEYMEAGEIPRYCLNKAGLNSVKKILLCLDDYFPDMNFCPILPALVALLLHFSQDEAECFYSVSRLICYNDPNKRYIDQTFLTYRASCMTFGDLANRCCRGIRKLIASSHQNLFEFYSDWIMWIFADLPFTYAIRVLDVYLLEGYKVLYRVALTLLSLYKVSVSSRVADVEDFRTDMKRFVQNVARHCTAERLLERAFLIPMAMRRELNLLFNANKDSLMQKGVIIHQKRQLVETVDFNSFTSSVVTGTEMRVVWAWIPERFALFSPVRLFNTAEHGRSLVSFYSHLEGHEPAVLMIRTEDEEVFGAFLSTDVIERRKYDSDGPAYFGTGECFVFTLRPSMERYQQAMVNIMTRRASPQQDPSYLTIPFTAPSEEPMTAKEPKRAKEQEASKFIAGSYSQLIIGGDGGHALFLQEDLEGGYSEPCDTFKSIPLCKGHFKIQAMEVWGIQNSISFSHSFCAQ